The following coding sequences are from one Schizosaccharomyces osmophilus chromosome 1, complete sequence window:
- a CDS encoding DNA-binding transcription factor Zip1-like translates to MESNSTLPTRAVIPNATEYIPQEQPVSPKSNKSYREYLDSKEYSTLQYIKSAQENGFQIAYGRNGHATTFPPNTNDDDLPPMNALELELEQKHAKESAGEENAPTADFSGNESSMTSPFEGMVGVVEDKERRRRNTLASARFRQRRKAKEQYLEQTVQEYEKKIKQLEHRIYELELETKWFKDLIRPVRVADAAKTKPKY, encoded by the coding sequence ATGGAATCGAATTCTACACTACCGACTCGAGCAGTAATTCCTAATGCCACCGAGTACATTCCTCAAGAGCAACCAGTGTCACCAAAGAGTAACAAGTCGTATCGAGAATATTTAGATTCCAAGGAATATTCCACGTTGCAATACATCAAGTCTGCTCAGGAGAATGGGTTCCAAATCGCCTATGGCAGAAATGGGCATGCAACGACGTTTCCCCCCAACACGAATGATGATGACTTACCACCCATGAACGCCCTAGAGCTAGAACTAGAGCAAAAGcatgcaaaagaaagtgCGGGAGAAGAAAACGCTCCTACGGCGGACTTTTCTGGCAACGAATCGTCAATGACAAGTCCCTTTGAAGGAATGGTCGGTGTTGTCGAAGACAAAGAACGGCGTAGAAGAAACACTTTGGCGAGTGCTCGATTTCGACAACGaagaaaagccaaagagCAATACCTCGAACAGACGGTCCAGGAatacgaaaagaaaatcaagcaaTTGGAACATAGGATCTATGAATTGGaattggaaacaaaatggTTTAAAGATTTAATTCGTCCTGTTCGAGTTGCAGATGCTGCAAAGACAAAACCAAAGTATTAA